Genomic window (Hydrogenimonas cancrithermarum):
CGAGTGCACCGTTTGGACTACTGCGATCGAGGCAGGCGATCGCCTTGACTTTTCCAAGCGCTTTTTTGATCTGCTCATGTGGCCATGGACGAATCAGACGAGGAGAAACGACACCAGCCTTGACACCCTCTTCGCGCATCATCTTCGCGACCATGACGGCCGTTTCGACTGTCGTACCGAGTGCGACGATCGCCACTTCCGCATCATCCATCAGATACTCTTCGACGATATTGTATCTGCGTCCCGTTTTCTTTTCGAACGCGTCAAACGTCTCTTCGACTTTTCCAAAGACTTTGGTCATCAAGTCCGCATGCTGACGCGCTTTGTGTTCGAAATGCCAATCCTCTTCCGTCTGTACACCGTAGGTAACCGGTTTCGCCAGATCGAGCATCGCGTTCATCGGCTTGTATTCGCCGACGAATTCATACGCTTCATCGTCGCTGAGAGGCCGGACGTTCTCTGCGGTATGCGACGTGATAAACCCATCCTGATGGACCATCACGGGAAGACGAACGGCATGATCTTCACCGATCCTGAACGCCATCAACGTCAAGTCGTACGCCTGCTGTGAATTGTAGGCATCCAGTTGAATCCATCCGCTGTCGCGTCCGAGATACATATCCGAATGGTCACCGTTGACATTCAGTGGGGCTGCAAGTGCGCGGTTGACGACCGTTAGCACGATCGGCAGACGCATACCACTCGCCTGATAGAGAACTTCCGTCATCAGTGCGAAACCCTGCGAACTCGTCGCCGTCGCGACGCGGCCGCCGGCTGCCGCTGCACCGACACATCCGCTCATTGCGGCATGTTCCGACTCCACCATGACGAATTCGCCATCGATATATCCGTTCGCCAAAAACGAACCATAGTTTTGTACGATCGGAGTAGACGGGGTGATCGGGTACGCCGCGACGACATCGATTTGTGCCTGGCGCAACGCCTGGCTCGCGGCCATGTTACCGTCCCAAACCTCTACTTCATTCAATTCCATTTTTTCAGCCATCAAACTCTCCTCTTACTCTTTCTCGGGCCACTGTGCAAGAGCTTCGTCGTTATCGACGCGCTCTTCGAACATCAGAAGCGATTTCGGGTTGGTCGGGCAGACTTCCACGCAGATGCCACACCCTTTGCAGTGGTCGTAATCGACACCGATCATCTTTTTGTCTCGTGAAATGATCGAAATATCGGGGCAATAGATCCAACAAAACTGGCAGTCGATGCACAGGTCGCGATTGTAGACAGGCTTCAGAACCCGCCAATCTCCGACATACGCTTCATGTGAGTTGGTTTCCGCATAAGGTCGCTCTTCAGGTAAAATCTCCGCCGCATCCTTCTCCAGCTCTTCATCGAACGAAAAGAGAATCGCTCCCGGGAGCAGTTCATCCCATCCAAGATATTTCATCGTCTCTCCCTTACTTTACTGAATTGTACGCACGTTCGATCGCAGCCATGTTGGCGTCAATGATCTTTTGCGGGAACTTTGCAAGAACCGACTTCATCGCATTCAAGAAATAGTCCAGATCGAACATTCCGGAGACTTTCATCAACGCTCCCAACATCGGCGTATTCGGAATGGCCCGGCCGATTGTATCGAGAGAAATCTGCATACAGTCGACAACGTAAACCTCTTTGCCTTTGAGTTTGGGTTGACTCTCGATCAACTCCTCTTTGCTCAAGTGTGTCGTAATGATATATTTCGTCGTATCTTTTTCATGCGCCGTAATGTCGGCCGTATAGGTAAGAGCCGGGTCGATAACCAGTACATAATCCGGATGCATGAATTTTTCATGATTCAAAATCTCTTCGTCATCAACACGGTTGTAGGCTGTCATCGCCGCACCGCGCTTCGCCGATCCGTAAAATGCAAATGCCTGCACATACTTTCCGGTTCGCGAGACGACATCCGCCAAACCTTTGGCGCCAGTAACCGCACCCTGCCCTGCACGAGAGTGCCAGCGAATTTCCAACATCGATTCTCCCTTTCAAAACGCAAAAACCAAATGGCTCTTTTGCGCTTATTATTAAACTTGTAAGGTAGCCTAATTGTAATCAAGCCGCTCTTAAAGCAAGCTTTTTTTCATCGCGATGTTTTCGATAGCGGTTTTCACGTCTTTGGCCACGTGTTCGCACGCATCCGACAGCTCCTCTTCGCTTCCGTAGCCACATGTCAGTGCGTAAGGCGTCACACCGGCTGCATGGGCAGCATGGACATCCAGAAGCGTATCGCCGATCATCCACGTGTTTGCGGGAGACGCCTCCATAGATGCCAACGCTTTATGGATCGGCTCGGGATGTGGCTTTGGATGTGTTACATCCTCTCTTCCGATCAAGACTTCGAAGTGGTGCATCAAGCCCATGTGCTCGAGAAGTTCTCTGGAGTAGCGGCCGGTTTTCGTCGTCACGACCCCGAGTCGCGCAAACCCGGAAGCCCGTTCGACAGCTTCCTTCGCACCCGGAAGCAGTACGGTCTTTTGCCGGCTGATCTTTCGATAATGCATTTTATAGGCCTGCACAAACGCATCGACCTTCGCGGAATCCACGCCAAGACGAACAAACATCACGTCGAGCGGATATCCAATCAGGGCCTTGATCTCATCCGCTTCCGGCGTGTTTTGCGAAAAAGTATCGTAGGCGACTGAAAAACTCTCCAGAATCGCTTCCGTCGAATCGATCAGCGTCCCATCGAGATCGAAAAGTATGGTGGTCATGGTTTTATCCAGTCGATTTGATTGTGCATTATGCCGATAATGGAGGGTTCGATCGGTGCGATCTTCCGGTTGACGACGGTGATCGAATCCGGGATATAGAGAAATATGTACGGTTTCTCTTCGGCAATGATTCGAAAGATCTTGCGATAAAGCCTGCCGACTTCTGCCATGTCGGTTATCTTCTCGGCTTTTTTGATAAGGTGATCCACCTCTTCGTTACGATATCCGACGAGATTGAAACCGCCCAGCTTGTCGGATTCGGAGTGCCACAACGCATAAGCATCGGGAATGAGCCCAAGACTCCATCCCAGAAGAATCGTCTCAAAGCGGCGGGGCGTCACAACCGTATTCAAAAAGGCCTGCCACTCCATCGCCCTGATCTTGACCCGTATCCCGACCTTTCCCAGTTGATATTGAATGATCTGTGCCGCATAGAGGCGTGTGCTGTTGTTCGCGTTGGTCGATATCGTAAATTCGAGAGGATGGTGCATGTCATACCCAGCCTCTTTCAGCAAAGCTATCGCCTTTTTCGGATCATAAACGCTTCGTCGGGGATGCTCCGGATAGGCAAACGTACCCGGCATAAAGGGACCGTTGCATATCTGTCCGTAAGAGAAGAAAAGAATGCGTATCATCTCCTCTTTGTCGATGGCCAGATCGACCGCTTTTCTGACACGCGGGTCTTTGAACTTTTCGTTGTTCAGATTGAATCCCAGGTAGGTATATCCATGCCCCGGCAAACGTACGATACGGTAGTAGTCGTTGAAGATTTGGTCGATCTGCTTTTCGATCTGAAGCGGTGTGAGCGCTCCAACATCCAGTTTATGCGCTTTGAGCGTCATAAACTGCGTCGTCGGGTCCGGAATAAAATGGTAATGAATCGTCTCGATGTTCGGAGTGTGTTCGAAATAATTGGGATTCGCTTTCAAAATGACATCCCCGGAGTTGGAGATACTTTCGAGCATGTAGGGACCCGTTCCGACAGGATGACGGTTGAGCTTCGATGTCATCGGATCGTCTACCGCTTTCCACAGATGCTTTGGCACAATACCGAGCATCCAGATCGATAGCGCTTTGTAGTAGGGTGCCTTGTAGCTGACTTCGACTGTATACCGGTCGATGGCGCGGACCGATTCGACGTAGCGAAATTCACTGCTGTAGGGGGTAAAGAGTTTCGGAGATTGCGAAAGGGTATAGGTGAAAACGACATCTTCCGACGTAAATGGATGGCCGTCATGCCAAAGCACGTTTTTTCTGAGATAAAAAAGAAGGTGAGTATCGTCTTTAAATTGGAACGACTCGGCCAAATCCCCGACGATGTTGTCATCTTTGTCGAACTTGACGAGGCCGTTGAAGATCCAGTTGGTGATTTCGCCGCTCGCACTGTCCGTAGCGAGTAGCGGATTGATTCGGCTCGGATTGGCTCCGAGCGATAGGTGGAGCGTCGAGGCGAAAAGAGAAAATGGGAATAAAAAAAGAAAAACGATCCGAATCATTGAAGATAGGGCTTCAAGGGCTTACCATGTCGTTTCCAGTTGAGAATACCCCCGCTTAGATGGTAGACATTTCGATAGCCAAGCTTCTCGGAGAGAAAGTTACCCACCATTCTGGTGCGGCTCGCGGAACGGCAGACGAGAATAAACGGCTTCTCTTTGTCGATACCCAAAGCGTGAAGCCTGTTCAAAAAATCTTTCACGTCATAGCTTCCATTGGGCCTGAAAAACATGACGGTATGACTTTTGTCGATAATTCCTGTCTCTTTCCACTCCTGAGGGGTACGGATGTCGATAACAGGAATACCGTTTTGTTTCAACTTTTCGAATGATGATATATTGAGATTTTTGACTTCTGCAAAAAGCAAAGCAGGTAAAAGAAGAATCAGTGCAATGAGTTTTTTCATGGTTGAGGCTCCCCCGGGATGGCTCCCGGGAAAAAGATTAACGTTTGGAGAACTGAGGACTTCGGCGCGCTTTATGTTTACCATATTTTTTACGCTCGACAACACGTGAATCACGTGTAAGAAGTCCGTGTGGTTTCAGAATTTTTCTGAACTCTTCGTCAAATGCGACCAGCGCTTTTGAGATACCGTGCTTCAGCGCATCTGCCTGTGCAGAGTATCCGCCGCCGAGTGTCTGAGCGACGATATCGACGCTCGTTTCCTGCTTTGTCAGAAGAAGAGGCTGCATGACTTTGCGTTTGATCGCTTCGTGACCGCCAAGCCATTCGTCGAGGCCCATGCCGTTGATTGTCATCTTGCCGCTGCCAGGTTTCAGCCAAACCTTCGCGACAGACGATTTACGTTTTCCGGTTGCATAAACATTTGCCATCTTAGTTTTCCTTTGCTTTTACTTGCGCTGTGTGAGGATGCTCGCTGCCTGCATAGACGCGAAGTTTTTTCAGCATCGCGCGTCCGAGTTTTGTCTTAGGAAGCATTCCACGCGTTGCAAGTTTGAAAAGTTTTTCCGGGTTTTTATGAACGAGTTCACCCAGTTTTTCGCTCTTGACGCTGCCGAAATATCCGCTGTGTCGGTGGTACTGCTTGTCTTCGAGCTTGTTGGCTCCGCTGAACTTCACTTTCGACGCATTGATCACGATGACGTGATCGCCGCAATCGACGTGGGGAGTAAAATATGGTTTGTGTTTTCCGCGAAGATAGGTTGCGATTTCCGTAACCAGTCGTCCGAATGTTTTTCCTTCTGCATCGATAACGATCCAGTCACGCTCTACTTGAGCGTTGTTTACCATCTTTGTCATTTTCATGGTAGCTTGACCTTTAAAAAGATTTGAACGAAGGGATTGTAGGGTAAGTTTGTTTAATTATTGCTTAATTTCAGTGTTCTATAAGGTTTTTACCAGGAAGGGGGGCTCCGTCAAACGCTTATTTGACGAAGGTTTTGTAAGTTTTGAAACCATTCGTTCCCTCGATCGTGACTTTGACCTCTATGTTCCAGCGTCCGCCGCGCTTCAGTTCGAATGGTTCGCTGAGAAACTTCTCTCCCGTCCATTCGAATTCATTCAACCGAATGTCATCCTTGGATGTTGTCGGCCGGGTAACGATGGCAATGACCTCGGCACCTTCTACAGGATTGCCATTTTTGTCCACAACACGGATCTCGATACGATTTTCACCGAGTTTGAGCGTATTGCCGCTCAAATCGATGCGATACTTTTCATCGAACATTTTCTGACTCGCCAGGATCTCGTTGATCTTTTCGTCGACGTCCTGATACTTCATCATGTAGCTGTTGTCTTCCTGCACCGGATTGTTGACAGCCACCTTGATCGTCCAGATGCCAAGCATCACGACCGTAAGAATCATACTAACGATGGCATAAGGCCAAAAATTGAATTCGTTTTTTCCAGTGTTACCCACGCTGTTTCCTCTTGTAATAGATATACCGCAAAAAAATAAATGCAAGTATGCCATAGAAGATCCAACGTACGATCAAAAAACTATCCTTACTTCCACTTCCTATACTTGAACTAAGCTTTACGCCTTTTGCTTTGGCAACCTGATCGACGATATCTGCGTAACCGTTAAAAATTGCTACCTCGAGTTTTACCGCTTCATTTTTACTGAATGCGGGACTCATCACTGGCTTGATCGTACCTAGCCATGGCAAAGGACTCAAGATCTGATCGAAATCGGCAAGTTTTTTGGCATCATCGCTAGAAAAGATATTCACACTTGTCGGATGCTTCGAAAAGTAAAGAAGAATGTAGGTCGGATATTCCCGCTCGATCCTTTCGATCAAATCGATGGGTTTGGTCCGATTCAAATCGTCGACGGCAGCCACAAAGACCGGTACATGGGCCTTTTGATAGAGTTCTCTACCCATTTCATTCAATTTTTCAATCTCTTTATCCGGCATAATAGCGTCATTGGCGATGATCGGGCTAAATGTAGTTCTTGCAAAAAGAGAGGAACCTAGAGAGAGTAAAATTAGGAGAAGGGGCACACATGCCCCTTTCCGCATGAAATGCTTCAACATCATCCTACAAAGGCGTGGTTTGCAGTCAATACGGCCCACAATGTGAAAACCGCTGTTACAACCAGACCCCATGAAAGTACTTTATCCATAATCTGAATCATTCTATTCTCCTTGTTTTTTCAAATGTTTTTGCGCGATGTCCCAACGGGGATAGACGAAGACTGTATGGCGTTCGACGACGATCTTTTCGGGATCGTCCACCGCATAGGCTTTGATCGTGATCGGAATCGGCGTATCTTTTCGCGTATCTTTCGCCAGCGGCTTGGTCGCCTCCAGCTGTACGATCTTTTTCGCTTTCTTGCCTGCCGCCAGTTTGAACGGCTTACTCGGCTTGACGATCTTGATCTCCGGGTGTCCCTCCACTTCGAAGTAGTACGTGTGCTCTTTGCTATCCGTATTCTGGAAGAGGAACGTATAGTCGTTGACGATCCTTCCGTCATGGGTGAACCGGTAGAGTTGTGCCGTCTTGTTGATATTGAGCAGCATATGCTCTTTTTTGGTCCCCATCACCAGCAGCGCGACGAAGACGATCGTCAGGGCCACGGCGTACGCGATCGTCCGCGGCCGTATGTAGTGGGTCTTTTCACCCTGTTCGATCTCTCTCGGGGAACTCCACACCACGAGGCTCGGTTTACCCAGTGCGCCCATCACTTTGGTACAGGCGTCGACACATTCGAGGCAGTTGATACATTCAAGCTGCATCCCCTGGCGGATATCGATATGGGTCGGGCAGACCTTCACGCAGCTTTCACAAGCCGTACACTCCGCCTCGGGCTCTCTTTCATGCAGCTCTTTGACGTTGTGAACCAGCTTTTTCGCATCCTGCCCCTCATGGTCGTAGATATGCCCTCCGCGGTGCACATTGTAGATCGCCATGATCGTATCGTCGTCGTACATGACCGACTGCACCCTGCTGTAGGGGCAGATATAGACACAGAAATTCTCTTTAAGCCACACCACATCGACGATCAGAAACAGCGCGATACCGATCCAGAAGCCGATGAGCACGGGGTGCTCACCGGGGTTCTGGATATACTGGAAAAAATCCTCCGGCGGAACGAAGTACCAGACGAAGTCCGCGGCCGCAATGAGGGCCAGCACGGACCACAACCCGATCGCGATCGCCTCTTTCGCCTTGTTCTCCGGTTTGGACCAGTCGGGCTCTTGCTGTTTGTTCGTGATACGTTTACGCAGGTGCAGCAGTTTCGTCTCGAACAGGTCACGGTAGATGACGCGGAAAATCGTCTGCGGGCACGCCCATCCGCACCAGACGCGTCCTCCGAGCGTCGTCATGAAAAAGATCCCCAAAAACAGCAACATCAACAGAAACGGCATCAGGTAGAGCTCCTGCATATCGAAGCGCACGAACAGAAAATGGAGCTGCTTGTGGTCGAAGTTCAGCAGGAAAAAGTGGTTGCCGTTGATCTTGATGAACGGCAGCACGAGTGCAACGATCGTTACGATACCGAAGAGCCAGTACCGCTTTATTCGGTACGGTACCCAGTTCTTCAGGTACTCTTTGGCTCTGTTTCTCTTTTTTGCACCCACCGCTCCCGTCATTGCCTATGCCTTACTTCTCGAATTTATATTTGTGGAGGGTATCTCCACCCACCGGATTACCGTGGATAATGACATGCGTCTCGTTCTCGAGGTTAGGTCCAACCATTTTAATACCGAGAGGATCAACGATCTCATACGACTGCTGCGCCGTTGCCTGCTGTGTAGCGATTGCAGCATAGGTCAATCCCGCAAGCGTTGAAAGCAATATTCCCGTCGCAATCAAAAATCCGGTAATTCCGTGAATTCCGAATGGGCTTCCTTGTTTTTCCATCATTTACTCCTTATTCGCCACGTGAAAGGCTGAGGATATAGGTACCGACAGCTTTTTCTTGAATCGGTGTCAATCGGCCTTTGAAACTGACCATCGTACCGATAAAACCTTTTTTACCACGGTTGAGTACATCCGCGACAAAGTCAGGGGTTCCGTATTTGGACAAATCCGGTGCCATACCGCCCATACCTTTTCCGTCCGCTCCATGACATCCTGCGCATGTCGCGAACTCGGCAGGCTGCTCGCCTTTCATGCCATTGGCGACATACTCTGCAACTTTCTGAGCCGCGTCACCACTAAGCATACCGGCTGGCATTTCCCCCATAGGATATCCAAGACCTTTCGATCCGTTTTTGATCGTCTCAAGAACTCCTGCAGCGGATCCCCACACAGTCAAGTCTGCCGCTTTGCCACCCATACCATCACCGGCAATACCATGACACGGTGCACACTGAACGAGGTAAACACCTTCACCCATCTCCTGAAGAGTCTGGCTGTCCGCGCTGGCCCATTTGCTTTCGAATCTTTGTGTATGTGCAGCGACCTCTTGATTGTATTCACCGATCTGGGAATATCCGTCGACAGGATATCCTGCAATCATATACCACATGCCCCAAATGATCGTACCAAGAAACGTATAGGCCCATCCAGCAGGGAGTTCGTTCTTGTATTCACCAATGCCATCCCAATTCTCTTCGGCAAGCTCACCCGTCGACTTCTCCGTCTTCATCTGTTTGATATATTTACCAGCGACGTAAATAGTCAGGATGAGGATAACGGCTGCACCGATCAGGGCGAGCTGATTGACATTATCGCTTAACCAGTTCATTTTTGCTCCTTGTTTTCATTCATCTCATCAGAATTCTCATTGGGTTCAACTGGCTTACTGTCGAGTTCATCGTCCAGCGCCAGATTCCCATATTTCTCATAATTTCTCGTGCCTTTTTTTTCGGCACGGTAGAGATGCAGGATATAGGCGTAAAGAACCACCACCAAAAAGACGGTGAAGAAAAAGTATCCAAATGCCTGCAATTCTCTAATATTTTCCATGCCGATCCTTAATGAAGGCTGTTCAGATATGCGATCAATGCAACGATTTCAGGAATTTCACCACGTGCTACCGCATCTTTGACATCCTGATTTTTCATGTCGTCAGCAACCTTTTTCGCCTCTTCGAGCGCCTCTTTTTTCGCCTCTTCCCATGTCCCGAGTTTAGTATGGCCCGGCTTGTCATAAGGGACGTTGAAAACTTTCTTGACCGTCAATGCTTCCGCATAAGCCGTCTCAAGATCGACATTTTGATGAAACATATGTTTATATGCTGGCATGATGGAACCAGGAACGACAGATGTCGGTTCCCACATGTGGTTCTCGTGCCAATCAGTCGTACGATACTCGCCAACACGGTGAAGGTCCGGACCTGTACGTTTTGAGCCCCACAGGAACGGTCGATCATACGCATACTCCCCACTTAGGCTGTACGGACCGTAACGGTCGGTTTCAGACTTGAATGGACGGATGAGCTGTGAATGACATGCATTACAGCTGTCTTTGATATAGACATGGCGCCCTGCAAGCTGAAGCAGTGTATAGGGTTGTTTACCTGCCACTGGACGGGAAGCCTGTGCAAAATCAGGCACGATCTCGATAAGTCCAGCGAACGCGATGACGAGGAACAGAACTACCGAAAAGAAAAACGGTCTTTTTTCTAGCCAATGAAACATTCTACCCTCCTCTTATGCGCCCATAGGCGATGCAAATGCAGGCTCTTTTTCAAGCACTTTGTCGCTTTGCATTGTTTTAACGAAGTTGTAAGCCCACATAAAGAGACCCACAACAAACAGCAGGCCGCCGATTGCACGAATCGTATAGTACGGATGCAGTACGGTGACCGTATCGATAAATGAATATGCCAGGTTTCCATATTGGTCGACCGCTCGCCACATCATACCTTGCGTAATACCAGCAATCCACATACTGGAGAAGTAGAGAACGATACCTGTCGTTTGAATCCAGAACTGCATCTCCATCAGTTTTTTACTATAAATCTCACGCTTGTAGAAACGCGGAGCCATATGGAGTGATGCGGCGATAATCATAAATGCAACCCAACCGAGTGTACCGTCATGAACGTGTCCCGGAATCCAGTCAGTGAAGTGTGCGAGTGCATTGACCGACTTGATCGCCTGAATCGGACCTTCGAGTGTCGAAAGCATATAGAATGTCGAAGCAAGGACCATGAACTTGATAAGCGGAGACTCTTTCAACTGGTTCCATTCACCCTTCATCGTAAGAAGCATGTTGATCGCAGAACCCCATGAAGGCAGGATTAGAATAACCGAGAAAATAGATCCCATTGTCTGCATCCAGTCAGGCACTGTCGAATAGATCAAGTGGTGTCCACCAGCCCACAGATAGACGAACATCAATCCCCAGAAAGAGAGCAGTGAAAGCTTGTAAGAGAAGACAGGCTGACCGGACTCTTTCGGAAGGAAGTAGTAGATGATCGCGATGATCGGCACGGTAAAGACGAATGCGACCGCATTGTGTCCATACCACCACTGAACGAGTGCATCATTGGTACCGGAGTACATGGAAACGGAGTGCATCCAGCTACCCATACCTGTCACGAAATAGGTCGGGACTTCCATGTTGTTGAAGAGATAGAGCATGGCAACACCGAGGAATGTCGCAATGTAGTACCACATGGAAATGTAAAGTGTTTTCTCACGTCGCATACCGATGAGACCGAACATCGCAGTACCCCAAAGAACCCAGACTACGACGGTCAACAGGTCAAGAGGCCACTCCATTTCGGCATACTCTTTGGATGTCGTAAATCCGAGAAGCTCGGAAACGACCATCCATGCAGCGAGCGCGAGGTAGAGCCAGAAATGAAGTTTTCCGACGCCATGAACGAATTTCGATTCGGCGATGGAAACTTTCAGAACACGCTGTGCTACATAGTAGAAAGTCGCGAAAATACCGCTCAGCGTAAAGCCGAACGCCACCACATTCGTATGGATCGGTCGAAGACGGCTGAATGTTCCATACTGGCCGAACAGATTGTTCAGTTCAGGGAACGCCAGTTCAAACGCGATATACGTACCAATTGTCATACCGACAATACCGAAAGTAATGGCCAGATAAGTGAACCATTTCGCGACGGTATAGTCGTATTCCAACGCTGCATTTTGCATGCAAACCTCCTTTGATTTATTGTCTTGACAGAACTCAAGAGAATATTACAGTGACATCATAGTGACATTTTTATGAAGATAGGCTTAAAATCTGTTAACCTTGAATTAACTTTTTTATTAAGGCAGATTTTATTAATGTGGTATTTTTCCGTCAGGGGAGTGCCCTGACAAGAGGTATTAAAATTGATAAGTTAGATTGCAGTAGTAGTAGCGGCCCGGTTCGTTCAAAAGCATTGGCTCATCATTCGTGCCCGTAACCAGGATCATGTCGGCATAAGTGTTTGTGATTGCATATGTGTGATCCAGTATATTGTCGATACCAGCCGTAATCTCGAAATGTCGGCTTACGTCTTTTCTTAATTTAAAATTGAAAACCGCATACCCTGGAAGCTCCTGTTCTCCATTTTCGTAATCGACATCTTTCCATCGACTCGCAGCGATCATACTCAGCCTCATCGTCAATGAATCGTCATAATCATAACCCAAGGCGATATTCGCCTTCAATGGCAAAATATTCGGCATATTCATTCCGCTTTGCCCTTCCAGAGGATTCTCTTTCTCACCGCGTTGATACGCAACACCGAAATCGGTGTAAAGCTGTTCTGTAATCAAATATGTACCGTCAAAAGAGACACCATATAATGTAGCATCAACATTTTCATATTTATTCGTTGTCTTCTCTTTATTGAAAGCAATAAAGTTATCTAATTTGCTATAAAAACCTTTAAGCCGTAAATGCGCCGAATCGAACAGATCTTTTTCGATTCCTATATCC
Coding sequences:
- a CDS encoding cbb3-type cytochrome c oxidase N-terminal domain-containing protein translates to MNWLSDNVNQLALIGAAVILILTIYVAGKYIKQMKTEKSTGELAEENWDGIGEYKNELPAGWAYTFLGTIIWGMWYMIAGYPVDGYSQIGEYNQEVAAHTQRFESKWASADSQTLQEMGEGVYLVQCAPCHGIAGDGMGGKAADLTVWGSAAGVLETIKNGSKGLGYPMGEMPAGMLSGDAAQKVAEYVANGMKGEQPAEFATCAGCHGADGKGMGGMAPDLSKYGTPDFVADVLNRGKKGFIGTMVSFKGRLTPIQEKAVGTYILSLSRGE
- a CDS encoding cytochrome c oxidase, cbb3-type, CcoQ subunit, which produces MENIRELQAFGYFFFTVFLVVVLYAYILHLYRAEKKGTRNYEKYGNLALDDELDSKPVEPNENSDEMNENKEQK
- the ccoO gene encoding cytochrome-c oxidase, cbb3-type subunit II, translated to MFHWLEKRPFFFSVVLFLVIAFAGLIEIVPDFAQASRPVAGKQPYTLLQLAGRHVYIKDSCNACHSQLIRPFKSETDRYGPYSLSGEYAYDRPFLWGSKRTGPDLHRVGEYRTTDWHENHMWEPTSVVPGSIMPAYKHMFHQNVDLETAYAEALTVKKVFNVPYDKPGHTKLGTWEEAKKEALEEAKKVADDMKNQDVKDAVARGEIPEIVALIAYLNSLH
- the ccoN gene encoding cytochrome-c oxidase, cbb3-type subunit I; the protein is MQNAALEYDYTVAKWFTYLAITFGIVGMTIGTYIAFELAFPELNNLFGQYGTFSRLRPIHTNVVAFGFTLSGIFATFYYVAQRVLKVSIAESKFVHGVGKLHFWLYLALAAWMVVSELLGFTTSKEYAEMEWPLDLLTVVVWVLWGTAMFGLIGMRREKTLYISMWYYIATFLGVAMLYLFNNMEVPTYFVTGMGSWMHSVSMYSGTNDALVQWWYGHNAVAFVFTVPIIAIIYYFLPKESGQPVFSYKLSLLSFWGLMFVYLWAGGHHLIYSTVPDWMQTMGSIFSVILILPSWGSAINMLLTMKGEWNQLKESPLIKFMVLASTFYMLSTLEGPIQAIKSVNALAHFTDWIPGHVHDGTLGWVAFMIIAASLHMAPRFYKREIYSKKLMEMQFWIQTTGIVLYFSSMWIAGITQGMMWRAVDQYGNLAYSFIDTVTVLHPYYTIRAIGGLLFVVGLFMWAYNFVKTMQSDKVLEKEPAFASPMGA